A window of Halobacillus naozhouensis genomic DNA:
TTCGCTGATTTCAGGTTGGTAAGGTTTTAATTTCCTTATTTGTAAGGCCAAATTTTCATACAAAGGATGGGAAGGCAATGGAAAAGACAGGTACCTATTTCAAATCAAACTATGAAGAATCACGAAAAACATTTCGGAACCATTTGGATACGATCAAGTTAAAATGGCCACAAGCTGTATTGTCCAGTGAAGTGATTGGTCAGGAAGATGATAACACCATAGATGTGATTTATTCACCTGCCGTGACGTCCAATCAGCAAGTACTGTTTTTTACAACCGGCGAACATGGCATAGAGGGGCATGCCGGGGCTGGTGTTCTTCACTTATTTGTAGATGAGTACCTTGATCAGGTAGATCCTGAAACTACTGGGATTTGCTTGATTCATGCCTTGAACCCATGGGGAATGAGACACTTCCGGCGGGTAACGGAAAATAATATAGACCTCAATCGGAACTATTTTTATAATCAATCTTCCGTAGCAGAAGAAGTAAATCGGAATTATGCGAAGGAAAGGGACCTTTTCCTTCCAAATGGGAAAATAAATGATCTTAAGGAAGAAAAGAGGAAACTGTATATCGAATTAGGCAAAGCATTGGCCAGAGAGGGATATGGTGGGATTACGAAAGCTAAAGGGATGGGGCAATTTGAGTTTAGACGGGGAGTTTATTTTGGAGGAAATGACGAGGAAGAATCCACTGCATTCTTAAAAGAGTGGCAAAAAAAACTATTATCCACCTATCCACGCGTCATCCACATGGACTGGCACACAGCCCTTGGCCCAGCAAACGAGATGACGATGGTCGTTTCAGAGCACGATTCTCGCGAGGAAAAAGAACTAAAATCTGACTATCAGATAAAAAATATAAAAAAGTTTACACCAACAGATGTGAAAGGCGATTCGACTAACCATTTTCACAAAGTACAACAGGAATTATATCCAGAGACGTATCTTTTCTCAGCCTTGTTCGAATTCGGGACATTCGGCACGAGCAAGAAAGCTGAGCTGCGTGAATTTACGACTATGATTTTAGAGAATCATATGTATTGGGGTGGAGCTGAGCAAGAAGAAGATGCTCAATGGATCTTGGATGAGTTTCAAGCTATGTTTTATCCAGATGATGCGAATTGGAGAGAAGCGGTGGTGAAGGAAACACGGGCAGGTATTGAATCGGTACTAGGAAGAGAGGGGATCTTGGCTGTTAATCAGTTTAAATAAAACTGCTTCTATACTAAAGCCTATCATAATTGAAGGAGGAGAGAATCATGGATCATGTAAAGGCGCTTGCAATTAAAGGGGTTATGACACTCCTATTCCTCTATGTAGTCTTAACCCTCGGATTTGGTGTTTCATTTCTTAATGTGCTGATCGTCACGATTGTTCTCGGAGCCGTTTCGTATCTCTTAGGTGATCTTTACCTTCTCATTAAAACAACGAACAGTGTGGCTGCGACAGCAGATGTGGGTTTAACGTTTATCATTGTGTGGCTGCTCGGCATGGCTTTGACTGGCCTCGGTACAGGGACAATGGCAGGTGCAGCAGCTATTTCCGCTGTAATCATTGCGCTTGGAGAATACTTTTTCCATATTTACGTTGTGTATAAGAGACTTGCAGTCAAAAAACGGTTAAAAGCATATATGTATTAATAATAGGAGGACTGCCCTGTTTATAGGGCAGTCCTTTTCCTTTCCTACACACAAATTGAACACTTAACGTTTGCATTCCCCCAAAATAGCCAGCCCATATGCCTGGTTGGTCTAATTTTGCGGGTCTTGAATATCCTTCGTTAAACCCTTCCAAAAGAAGTCAACAATTTGTTTGGCAGCTTCTTGTGGGGAAGAGAATATCGTTTGTTTATCGGCATTCTTATAGTTACCCGTATTGAGCAAAGAAATATATCCGTGCACAGCAAAGGCGGGATTGATGGGGGAAATGATCCCCTGATCGGTCGCTTCTTGAAAGAATTCCTCCATCGACGTATACATTGCTTCTTCTGCTTTTTGGATAGCCGTCAACTGCTCCTTCGAAAGCATGTTCTTGGCATTATGAATAAAACGCTCGGTATCTAAGTCAACCGAAACTTTCAGATAAGCTTCCGCCACGTTCAGCAATCTCGTTCGAAAGGGCTTGTCTTCGTTCAGGAGTTGAAGGGTCATATTTTGAATACGATACATCAACCTGATCATTGTCTCTGTATAAAGCTCTGATTTGGTTTTGTAATAATAGTACACCGATGCTTTCGTTACATTACAAGCCTTTGCCACATCATCCATCGATACATCCTGATAGCTGTTCTCGAGAAAAAGTTGAGATGCGTTGAATAGGATGAGTTCATCTGTCGGCTGTTTGTCTTTATAGTGAGGGGGACGTCCTGGGGAACGATTTGTTTGTTTCTCCATCTTTAAACTCCTTATACGAAAGGTCAAATTTAGTATAACACAGGCGGTTTGCTGAAAAGAAATAGCAAACTTTTGATAATTAACTGTCTAGTATATATAATTTAGAGTACATGTTTAGAGTATAAATACATAACGGTATTTGTAAAAGGGGAGGGAGAGATTCTTTTGAAAAAATCACTTATCACCCAGTGGGGTCAAATGGTCGCTGGTTCGAAAACGCGTTGGCTGACGATCATGATTTGGCTTTTGCTGGTTGTTGTTTTATCATTTGTCTGGCCACAGGTCAATCAGGAGGAAACCAATTCAAGTCAATTACTTCCAGACGATGCTATGTCGGTGGAGGCTTCAAATATTTCGTCCGAGCAATTTTCCAATGATTCGGGAGTTCCTCTATTAGTGGTCTGGCATCGAGATGGAGGACTTGAGGAAAAGGATTATGAAACAATCCAGAAGATTTATGGCAGCCTGGAAGAAGAGCCGGTCTCCAAACAGAAGTTAATCCCACCGTTTGCGAAAGCACCGCCGCAAGCTTTAAAGGGAGCAAGCTCTAAAGATGGGGTGGCCCTAACGACTCCTGTCTTTTTTGAAAAAGGGGCATCGACGGAATCGTTACAGCATGCTCTGGCTCAATTACAAGAGAGAATTATTGATCAGACTAGTGAGTCGGTCTTTCAGGAGGACCTCTCAGAAGATGGGCTGCACGTACGTTTTACGGGGCCAGTTGGCATTCAGATTGATGCTACAGAGTTATTTAGCAATGCCGATGTGACACTGTTAATGGCAACGGTCGGATTAGTTTTAGGACTGTTGATAATCTTATATCGCTCTCCGATCCTTGCATTAGTTCCTCTTGTTGCTGTAGGGGTGGCTTACGGTTTAATCAGTCCATTACTC
This region includes:
- a CDS encoding M14 family metallopeptidase, coding for MEKTGTYFKSNYEESRKTFRNHLDTIKLKWPQAVLSSEVIGQEDDNTIDVIYSPAVTSNQQVLFFTTGEHGIEGHAGAGVLHLFVDEYLDQVDPETTGICLIHALNPWGMRHFRRVTENNIDLNRNYFYNQSSVAEEVNRNYAKERDLFLPNGKINDLKEEKRKLYIELGKALAREGYGGITKAKGMGQFEFRRGVYFGGNDEEESTAFLKEWQKKLLSTYPRVIHMDWHTALGPANEMTMVVSEHDSREEKELKSDYQIKNIKKFTPTDVKGDSTNHFHKVQQELYPETYLFSALFEFGTFGTSKKAELREFTTMILENHMYWGGAEQEEDAQWILDEFQAMFYPDDANWREAVVKETRAGIESVLGREGILAVNQFK
- a CDS encoding DUF2512 family protein, with product MDHVKALAIKGVMTLLFLYVVLTLGFGVSFLNVLIVTIVLGAVSYLLGDLYLLIKTTNSVAATADVGLTFIIVWLLGMALTGLGTGTMAGAAAISAVIIALGEYFFHIYVVYKRLAVKKRLKAYMY
- a CDS encoding TetR/AcrR family transcriptional regulator codes for the protein MEKQTNRSPGRPPHYKDKQPTDELILFNASQLFLENSYQDVSMDDVAKACNVTKASVYYYYKTKSELYTETMIRLMYRIQNMTLQLLNEDKPFRTRLLNVAEAYLKVSVDLDTERFIHNAKNMLSKEQLTAIQKAEEAMYTSMEEFFQEATDQGIISPINPAFAVHGYISLLNTGNYKNADKQTIFSSPQEAAKQIVDFFWKGLTKDIQDPQN